One Gordonia zhaorongruii DNA segment encodes these proteins:
- a CDS encoding CynX/NimT family MFS transporter, which produces MRGRIIVLLAIVVFAFSLRTAVTSLTPLLDRISDDIGFGNAVSGVLGMLPTLAFGVAGLVSPALGRRFGIEHVTLAAVVITGVGIACRSMSNDVPTLIVLSCVALFGMGVGNILIPPLVKRYFADRIAPVSTLYIVFVQMGTMVPAAVAIPFADLQDWRFSLGVWALIPLAALGPWIWVVRERRAALRRHAELPEDARDARGLDEAVKTSVWRTSMAWGLTLMFGMTSAGTYAMFTWLPKILSDAGASDSLGGLMVATFSGVGLAATFVAPALCTRFRNPFGFTVLFAACWFAGFAGLMWAPMSAPWLWAILCGLGPTTFPMALTLINVRTRSSSASSALSGFGQGVGYLLACAGPLLFGILHDTTHGWGVPFLLLSAMVCVMVCGAWIICRPRFLEDQLRPVAPPVSTRGLG; this is translated from the coding sequence ATGCGCGGTCGGATCATCGTGCTCCTGGCCATCGTCGTCTTCGCGTTCTCCCTCCGCACCGCGGTCACCTCGCTGACGCCGCTGCTCGACCGCATCTCGGACGACATCGGATTCGGCAACGCCGTGAGCGGCGTCCTGGGCATGCTGCCCACGCTCGCATTCGGCGTCGCCGGCCTCGTCTCCCCCGCTCTGGGCCGCAGGTTCGGCATCGAGCACGTGACGCTGGCCGCCGTCGTGATCACCGGTGTCGGCATCGCCTGCCGCTCGATGAGCAATGACGTCCCCACGCTGATCGTGCTGTCCTGCGTCGCACTGTTCGGCATGGGCGTCGGCAACATCCTGATCCCACCACTGGTGAAGCGGTACTTCGCCGACCGGATCGCACCGGTGAGCACCCTGTACATCGTCTTCGTCCAGATGGGGACGATGGTTCCGGCTGCGGTCGCCATCCCGTTCGCCGATCTGCAGGACTGGCGCTTCTCTCTCGGTGTGTGGGCCCTGATCCCACTCGCCGCACTCGGTCCGTGGATCTGGGTGGTCCGCGAGCGTCGCGCCGCCCTGCGCCGGCACGCCGAACTCCCCGAAGACGCACGGGACGCGCGCGGCCTGGACGAGGCCGTCAAGACCTCGGTCTGGAGGACCTCGATGGCGTGGGGTCTGACCCTGATGTTCGGCATGACGTCGGCAGGCACCTACGCGATGTTCACGTGGCTGCCGAAGATCCTCTCCGACGCAGGCGCCAGCGACTCGCTCGGCGGCCTGATGGTCGCGACGTTCTCCGGTGTCGGCCTCGCCGCCACATTCGTCGCACCCGCGCTGTGCACTCGCTTCCGCAACCCCTTCGGGTTCACCGTGCTCTTCGCGGCCTGCTGGTTCGCCGGATTCGCCGGCCTCATGTGGGCGCCCATGTCGGCGCCGTGGCTGTGGGCCATCCTCTGCGGTCTCGGACCCACCACGTTCCCGATGGCGTTGACGCTAATCAACGTCCGCACGCGGAGCAGTTCCGCCTCGTCCGCGCTGTCCGGCTTCGGACAGGGTGTCGGCTACCTCCTGGCATGCGCCGGCCCGTTGCTGTTCGGCATCCTCCACGACACGACCCACGGCTGGGGCGTCCCGTTCCTCCTGCTGTCCGCAATGGTGTGCGTCATGGTCTGCGGCGCCTGGATCATCTGCCGACCGCGGTTCCTCGAAGACCAGTTGCGTCCCGTCGCTCCACCGGTTTCGACACGCGGCCTCGGCTAA
- the rpsL gene encoding 30S ribosomal protein S12, with the protein MPTINQLVRKGRKDKSAIKTTAALKGSPQRRGVCTRVYTTTPKKPNSALRKVARVRLTTGVEVTAYIPGEGHNLQEHSMVLVRGGRVKDLPGVRYRIIRGSLDTQGVKDRKQARSRYGAKKGN; encoded by the coding sequence GTGCCAACTATTAACCAGCTGGTCCGCAAGGGCCGCAAGGATAAGTCCGCGATCAAGACGACCGCGGCTCTCAAGGGAAGCCCGCAGCGTCGCGGCGTGTGCACTCGCGTGTACACCACGACGCCGAAGAAGCCGAACTCCGCACTTCGTAAGGTCGCCCGCGTGCGTCTGACGACGGGCGTCGAGGTCACGGCCTACATCCCGGGTGAGGGACACAACCTGCAGGAGCACTCGATGGTGCTCGTCCGCGGTGGTCGTGTGAAGGACCTCCCCGGTGTTCGTTACCGCATCATCCGCGGTTCGCTCGACACCCAGGGTGTCAAGGATCGCAAGCAGGCTCGCAGCCGCTACGGCGCTAAGAAGGGGAACTAG
- the rpsG gene encoding 30S ribosomal protein S7: protein MPRKGPAPKRPLINDPVYGSPLVTQLVNKILLDGKKSTAERIVYKALEQAREKTGTDPVVTLKRALDNVKPTLEVKSRRVGGATYQVPIEVKPGRANTLALRWLVTFSRQRRETTMVERLANELLDASNGLGASVKRREDTHKMAEANRAFAHYRW from the coding sequence ATGCCACGTAAAGGACCCGCTCCCAAGCGCCCGCTGATCAACGACCCGGTCTACGGTTCGCCGCTGGTCACCCAGCTCGTGAACAAGATCCTGCTGGACGGCAAGAAGTCGACCGCCGAGCGCATCGTCTACAAGGCCCTCGAGCAGGCTCGCGAGAAGACCGGCACCGATCCGGTCGTCACCCTCAAGCGCGCGCTCGACAACGTCAAGCCCACGCTCGAGGTCAAGAGCCGCCGCGTCGGTGGCGCCACCTACCAGGTGCCGATCGAGGTCAAGCCCGGTCGCGCCAACACGCTGGCCCTGCGCTGGCTGGTCACGTTCAGCCGTCAGCGTCGTGAGACGACGATGGTCGAGCGTCTGGCCAACGAACTCCTGGACGCCTCGAACGGTCTGGGCGCGTCGGTCAAGCGTCGCGAGGACACCCACAAGATGGCTGAAGCCAACCGGGCGTTCGCGCACTACCGCTGGTGA